The sequence TTAATATATTTATGAGTATGCCTGTATTTTCGTCTCCTAAAATGGTTTGAATTTGTCCAATTCCTCTAATTTTCAAGATTTGCATCACAGCATTGAACAAATCCCCTTCAAATAGGTACGTGCTGTTGGACAGGCTTAAATCCACCCCGGATATAACCGGCAACGCCGTGAGATCATCCTTGGCCGGTTCATACTCTTTAAAGGGCGCCCCCTGGGCGTTGATGACGATATCTGCCAGGTTTTCAATGGTCACGATGGCCAAGGGTTCCTGTTCTTCAATTTTGATGGAAATGGTTGTTAAAAGCTGACGTTTCACCGTGGCCATGCGAATCCATGGATGGGTATTCAACTTTTTTTCAAGCATATCAGGCAGCAGTTCAAAAATATTGGCCTGTTTGTCAAGTCCTGTCCTGGCCAGCACCTCGTCCCTGGTCACGCGGTCAAGGCCGTCAATCGTAATTGTTTTCACATCAAATAGAGGGCACTGGAGAATCGCATCGTGTATGTAGATGCAGCCAAGGCTCATTGCACCGACAAAAAGAATAATAACACTCTTTTTTAAAAGGGCTTTGCCGCCGGAAAAAGGGTTACTTTTCCGGTTTTTTTTCCCCTGCCTTTTGTACCTGTTTGGGGTGTTTTTTTTAGCAGCCAATGGTTTTCACCTCTTCTTTAAGGTTAATCCCAAATTTTTCGTATACGCGTTTCCTTACCTGGTCGGCCAGGTTCAGGATATCTCGTGCGCAGGCGTTGCCGTGGTTGACAATGAAATTGGCGTGCAGATCAGATACCATGGCCCCGTTGCACCGGGCTTTTTTCATTCCGGCCTGCTCAATGAGAAAGCCTGCTGATTCAGCGCCCGGGGGGTTTTTAAAAAAACACCCGGCGGATGCCTGGGACACCGGCTGGGTGGATTGTTTTATTTTAAGGTTGCGGTAAAATTCATCCCTGACGGTACCGGCGTCAGCCTTGGTCAGCCCAAGCCGGACCTTGAGTACAATACTGTTTTCAAGGGCAAGTTTTCGGTA comes from uncultured Desulfobacter sp. and encodes:
- a CDS encoding FtsQ-type POTRA domain-containing protein, which encodes MAAKKNTPNRYKRQGKKNRKSNPFSGGKALLKKSVIILFVGAMSLGCIYIHDAILQCPLFDVKTITIDGLDRVTRDEVLARTGLDKQANIFELLPDMLEKKLNTHPWIRMATVKRQLLTTISIKIEEQEPLAIVTIENLADIVINAQGAPFKEYEPAKDDLTALPVISGVDLSLSNSTYLFEGDLFNAVMQILKIRGIGQIQTILGDENTGILINILNTRPDKNFTKNPGETESEIKTVLPIKLGFDEFEKKLARARQIQRYMENNYPDKTISAIDLFSLKKVFVTTKDAAQHTTEKGV